Proteins encoded by one window of Engraulis encrasicolus isolate BLACKSEA-1 chromosome 23, IST_EnEncr_1.0, whole genome shotgun sequence:
- the LOC134440163 gene encoding uncharacterized protein LOC134440163: MRLRDFFCCCLPAPGENFDDDQRSRSTKVDNSNKKKSGKGIWKRLANPSKKKLRKEAKQLRNQMADRKRKEVHVMDIITEYEEEPVKAPRPRPVKWETLYQNVEDIRIENIVFHKAWVHATQHSQDVVSPEVHVGMPEEDPGLCPRLRFHSVLACLSSSMPTCPLALTWIYCVTWSNSPRICPKEIAAEVISLPRPVRALS; this comes from the exons ATGAGACTTCGAGATTTTTTCTGCTGCTGCCTACCTGCTCCTGGAGAGAACTTTGATGATGATCAGAGATCAAGGAGCACTAAGGTAGATAACAGCAACAAGAAGAAATCCGGCAAAGGAATTTGGAAGAGACTGGCTAACCCAAGCAAGAAAAAACTACGAAAAGAGGCCAAGCAACTGAGAAATCAAATGGCCGATAGAAAGAGGAAGGAGGTCCATGTGATGGATATTATTACTGAGTATGAAGAGGAACCCGTGAAGGCCCCACGTCCACGTCCAGTGAAGTGGGAGACTCTTTATCAGAATGTGGAGGACATCAGGATTGAGAACATAGTCTTCCACAAGGCCTGGGTTCATGCTACCCAGCACAGCCAGGATGTGGTCAGCCCAGAAGTACATGTGGGGATGCCAGAGGAAGACCCCGGGCTGTGTCCCAGGCTGAGATTCCACTCAGTATTGGCCTGCTTGAGTTCGTCTATGCCAACTTGTCCT ctGGCATTGACATGGATCTACTGCGTCACCTGGAGCAACTCTCCAAGGATTTGTCCAAAGGAGATAGCA GCGGAGGTGATCAGCCTTCCCAGGCCAGTGAGAGCCCTGAGCTGA